The Bradyrhizobium guangxiense genomic sequence GAGCTGCCAGCGACACCGCCTTAGCAATATCGGGGCGCACATCGCTTACGATCGAACGTACTTTTCCTAAGTCGTCTTCCGCGTACTTGGTACGCTGGCTGTCGAAGACAAATAAAATGTCCTTTTGGGTCTGGAGACGAAGACTTTCGCGGAGCACAAAGGTAATAGTCTTGAATAGCTCTCGGTTAGCATCGGCTTGTTCATGAGCCGTAAGCACCTTTGTGTGCCTTTCGAGCATCGCATCAAACTGAAGCCGTACGCCTGCATCCTCCAGGTCGTAGAATGCATCTCTCGCTACAAGATGTAGAAGGCCAGTGTCTTTCAGCTCTGCGAGAAAGTTACCGATAGCCTCGTTAACCTGGCCGCGCTTGCCAAGAATGACATCGAGGTCACCGATCGCTTTAACAAGAGTGGGCGAATGCTTTGACGGCTCGCCCAACGCAAATGATCGCTCGATTTTGTATCTACGGTAGATATCGCCAGCAACGGCAGATGCCGCCGGCCGAACTAGCGCGAATATAGGAGACAGAAGCCAAGATAGGGTCATTGAAGATCTGCTTCGGGTACCAGCGTCGTCTAATTACGCCATGTCTGCTTCGTGATCGTATCGAACCACATTTCCATAACGTAGCGAGCGTCCGGTACCGCGCGAAACTGTGTATAGGAATAGTGCTGACCATTTTGCAGCCATGTCCAGAATGAACCAAAACCGTAGTGGTAGCAGCTATCAGGCGGCCACGGCTCTTTAGCTTCCTTTGCCCACTTCTCCACCAGCGAGGGCATGGCCGCTTCAGCTTCACACTTCTTCACGGCTAATCTCCTGCCGAGACAATCGGATGCCATTTCAAGTCGCGGCTCCCGTTAAGGATTGATCCTAAAGTCGCAATCAACAGACCCTCGTATTCGGAAGGTGGCAGACTAGCGTGCTAGATACAACCTGCGATATGTTCTTCCTGGAATCATGTTCGCGAGAGGCGCATGGCTTACACGATCCAACGGCTAACGATTTACGGTCTAATTTCCGCGTTAGAGAGCGACCTGAGGGATTTCCTGACACTTCATGTGTCTCCGTTAGTCGACCCAAACAAGCTCTTGCCCAAGCAAATGATGGACAAGGCGACAGAACGGTTTGCCAAAGAGAACGCAGACACCGTTCCGGATTTTGAAGACTTGTTGGATTATTTGGACCTTGGAGACGAACTTCAGGCAATACGGACACACGATCGTTTACTAGACGATGTTACGCGCACCTATATAAAGAAGTACTATCTCGGTCTTGAGGGACTGATTCCGATTCGGAATCGGGTCATGCACACGCGCCCGCTAGAATACGACGATCTGCCTCGCGTATCTGACTTAGCGAGCGAGCTTGTCAAGTCGCACCGCGCGCTCTGGGCGAATCTGCGAACGACGCGTCGGGAATTGGAACGCGATCCGGATTTTGCAGCCACATTCACTATCCCCGACACACCGGACGAAAGCACCAAACTACTTCACAATCTGCCGCAAGTTGAGTTTGACGATACGGGCTTCGTCGGCCGCGAGAAGGAGCTTGGAGAACTCAAGCGCGCACTTATGGGCAACTATCCGGTTGTTACGGTGGTTGGCGAAGGAGGCCTCGGCAAGACGGCAATCGCACTCAAGGCCTGCTATGACTTGCTCGACGACGACGAAGCGAAGTTAGACGCGATAGTTTGGACGACTGCAAAAGCAACTAAGCTAACGCTCAATGAAATGCAGGTGATTGAAGGAGCAATTTCATCGTCCCTCGGTATCATTGAGAACGCAACTGCGCTCCTCGGACGTCAGACTGAAACATCGGCGATGGATGACTTGCTGACGCATTTGCGTAACAACAGAATACTTTTGGTCATTGATAATCTGGAAACCGTCATAGATCAAAACATCCGAAACTTAGTCCGCCAGGTGCCTCCCGGTAGTCGGATTCTTTTCACAACGCGTATCGGACTTGGCGCGTTTGACTTTCCAATCCCGCTCTCGCCACTGGAAAGCAAAGAAGCCGCATTCTATTTCCGGCGGACAGCACGAGTTTGGGGCGTCAACGACCTTGCTTCAGCTCCGCCAAATGTTGTCTCCGGTTACTGCTTAAAGCTGCAACACAATCCTCTCTTCATAAAATGGTTCATTCAAAGTGTCCGCGCGGGCAAACGGCCAACGGTTCTTACGAGCGATCCGACCGTTCTTCTACAATTCTGCCTTCAAAACGTATTCAATTCACTGTCTGTAGATTCACGGACAGTAGCAAGCACGCTCGCAAGCGTTAATGGCTCCCAGAGTGTTGCTAGTTTGGCGTTCTACACCGATTTGGACAGTTTATCGATACAGAGCGCTCTTTCTGTCCTGGTCACTTCGAACTTGCTGTCAGTTGAGCGCGGAAGAAGTTCCGAAGATGAAGATCGTTATACGCTCAGCGCGCTTGCCCGCATGTATATTCAGAAGTTCATTCGTCCACCAATCGAAGAGCAGAAGAAGCTTATATCAAAGCAAAACGCTCTGAGATCCGCGCAAGAGGAATTCTCATCCCAGGCTGGGGCTGACATATTTGACATGAAGAATGTTTTCGTACGAGACAAGGATGATTACATCGTTGCAAAGATTCTGACTCGAGCGCTGGAATGCTTGTTCAGAAAGGATTGTGAGGAGGCGGAACTTCAAGTCCAACGAGCGAACGATCTCTCGCCGAACTACTTCGAAGTCCACAGAGTCAAAGCTCGACTTCATATCGAGCTGGAGGATTATTTCTCAGCAGAGAATGAGTATGAGACAGCAATCTCGCTAGCACCCCAGAGAGCGCCGCTACGGCTGTGGTACGCTGGGTTTTTGTCGTGGCAGCTAGGCGATCAAGATCGAGCCCTGGCTCAACTTCTAAAAGCTGAGGAACTTGCTCCTAACTCCGCATACGTAAAGATCGAATGCGCTCGCGTACTTCAATATCAAAGAAAGTTCCTTGAAGCTGCCAATCGTCTCGCTGCCGTCGAAGATATTGAGAAGCTCCCAGCGCGGATGCGGAGAGCGCACCTTGACTTAAGTCTTCAGAACGATCTGCGAAAGGCTGAGCAGCTCATTACGCAGCAGAACTTTGTTGATGCATTAGATTGTTTGGAGGCGGCGAGGAGGACTTTCGAAGCAGCGCCGCAAGCATTGATTGACCAACGAACAACGCGGCACGTCGGCCACGCCATGCGCCACCTACTGCCGCTCAAGCGCGCATTGACTGGACTAAAGGAAGAAAAGCGCGTCGCTGCTATCGAGAAGTGGATTTCTGATCCGGCAACGCGTTCAGCGCAACCAGAACTGCGCAGGGCCGCATCATTCATTTCCCCAGATGAACTCGGCCCCACCGAGGCAAGCGAAGCACCGCCCAATCGTGGGCGGCTCTCCCAGTTGCACACTAACTATGCTTTCGTTGATACCGGCGGGTCGCGCTTCTTCTTTCATCGAGGTAGCTGGTTGGGCAAATTGGACTTCACAGCCCTGGGCGCGGGCGCCATTGTTGAATTTGAGATTGGCCGAAGTGAAAAAGGCCCCTGTGCCATCAACGTCCGGCCAATCGGCGAAGAGACGCCAGCTCAAAAGAATGACTTCGTCCTTCTGGGAGCTATTAAGTCCCTTACAGCAACGTACGGCTTCATCAAACTAGATTCAGGAGGAGACTTATTCTTCCATCGTGACGACTGCACACTTGCTACAAGATTTAACAAGCTGGCTCCAGGCGATCGAGTGAGATGCAAGCTGAACGTTGGGATAGACGGCCGGAAGCGAGGGGTAAACGTCGAGCTGTATTCCGGGCTTTAAGCGGCAAAACGAATTTCGCTATTCACCTCGCCAATATTCATTTCCCGTCGACGATCGCCACTCCGATGGCGGCGATCGGCATATGTCAAAATCGAGAATCGACTAGTCACTGGAGCGACGCATCATGACTCCTCATGCTGAGAACAAACCGGCAAAAATCCAGCTGCGCCTTCAAAGTCAATCGAGCATGGTCTTTGATACCCGGGCAAAGAATGGGGTCGTCTAGCTTTTAGAAACTTTGTCGTTGTCCGCTTACGGACCTTGATCGATAGCGTCCCATTATTGAGGTGGGACAACAAATGTCTAAGTTCATCGCATATTTCCGCGTATCAACCGAACGTCAGGGGAAATCTGGCCTCGGCTTAGCCGCTCAGCGTCGCAAGATCACTGATTTCGTTGCAGGCGCCGGCAGGCTCATTGCTGAATTCTGCGATATCCAATCCGGGAAGGACGATTCCCGCACAGAATTACAGCGAGCGATTCAGCTGGCCAAACGCGAGAACGCGAAGATCGTTATCGCTCGCCTCGACCGTTTTTCCCGCCGGGTCAGCTTTATCGCCAGCATCCTTGAACAGGGCATCGGTCTCGTCTGTGCTGAGATGCCCAATGCAACGGACTTCCAACTCCATATCTTCGCTGCGCTCGCTCAGGAGGAACGCAGGCTGATCTCCGAACGGACGAAGGCAGCATTGGCCGAAGCAAAACGTCGAGGCAAAATTCTCGGATCAAATGGAAGGAATTTGGCCGCGAAGAATCGCAAGGCCGCTGACGACTTTGCATCCGAACTCAGAGAAAAGCTGGGCGCTAATGTATTGCGGCGTTCTTACAGCGAAATTGCACGACATCTGAATGATGCGGGGATCACGACTGTAACAGGACGAAAATTCTACCCGCAGACGGTCAAGAACTACTTGGCACGGGCAACTTCAGATTTCTCATCGTGAAATGTACCCTACACTTTGGAATAACTCCGTCCAAAACCCCAGAGCGCGATCGAATACCCGGTCAATCAGGATAGTCTCACCTTGGTCGATCACGAGTAAGGTCGAAGCGTTTAGCGTGAGACGTACGGTGAAACGGCATTAAAGAGGCAGGTACGGGAGAAGGCAGCGCAGTGGGGCCAAGAGGAATTTCTGGCCGATACCCAGGGGCGAGCTAGTTGCTTTCGAAAATGTCGTGACCAACGAACCCGCTCCGCCTGACGGTGAAAGCAGCGATCCGACTTAAGAATAAGAAAGAGCCGCCCTGGTTGCCCCCCCGGAGCGGCTCTCAGTCGTCCCCCAGGCACGTTGGCCTCGGCGTTGCGTACCGCCGTTACCTTGTTTGCGGCCACGCACAGTCTGCCTATCGAAGTCGACTTGATTCGCCTGTACCGCAAATGACACAATGCACTCTATCATTTGCGTTGCGATGCAAGGTTGATTGCACATGGCACCAAAACTAGACAAGCAGTCGTTTCTGAACCTGGCGCCAGAGTATTACCTGCTGGCTCTCTATGTTCATTCCCAATACTCTCAGCAGCAATTTCATACCGATATCGCTTGGCAACGGGAATTCACTGTCGAAGACCACGATGCGGATGAGGAATACTGCTACGTCGAGAACGCTGCATTAAGAGCGGAAGCCGTCCGCATCATGTTGAGCCAGGGAGCGATCGAACTGATCGACGATCATTTCGGACCGATAATTTGGCGCAAGACCGCCGAAATGCAGCGACTCGCAACCTCGTTGGAGAAAACGCCGGGCAATGTGTTTTACAAGGCAAAGGCCTCCGGAGACGTTAGGGGATGGCTGTATGCGGCGCTCCAGAAGGTGAACACCCGCGCTTCTGAACTAGGAATAACTGACACCGATTTTGAACCTTATAAGGATGGGGGATTTGCTCTAGACGCGGCGGCGGAAGTCAAGGA encodes the following:
- a CDS encoding NB-ARC domain-containing protein, with the translated sequence MAYTIQRLTIYGLISALESDLRDFLTLHVSPLVDPNKLLPKQMMDKATERFAKENADTVPDFEDLLDYLDLGDELQAIRTHDRLLDDVTRTYIKKYYLGLEGLIPIRNRVMHTRPLEYDDLPRVSDLASELVKSHRALWANLRTTRRELERDPDFAATFTIPDTPDESTKLLHNLPQVEFDDTGFVGREKELGELKRALMGNYPVVTVVGEGGLGKTAIALKACYDLLDDDEAKLDAIVWTTAKATKLTLNEMQVIEGAISSSLGIIENATALLGRQTETSAMDDLLTHLRNNRILLVIDNLETVIDQNIRNLVRQVPPGSRILFTTRIGLGAFDFPIPLSPLESKEAAFYFRRTARVWGVNDLASAPPNVVSGYCLKLQHNPLFIKWFIQSVRAGKRPTVLTSDPTVLLQFCLQNVFNSLSVDSRTVASTLASVNGSQSVASLAFYTDLDSLSIQSALSVLVTSNLLSVERGRSSEDEDRYTLSALARMYIQKFIRPPIEEQKKLISKQNALRSAQEEFSSQAGADIFDMKNVFVRDKDDYIVAKILTRALECLFRKDCEEAELQVQRANDLSPNYFEVHRVKARLHIELEDYFSAENEYETAISLAPQRAPLRLWYAGFLSWQLGDQDRALAQLLKAEELAPNSAYVKIECARVLQYQRKFLEAANRLAAVEDIEKLPARMRRAHLDLSLQNDLRKAEQLITQQNFVDALDCLEAARRTFEAAPQALIDQRTTRHVGHAMRHLLPLKRALTGLKEEKRVAAIEKWISDPATRSAQPELRRAASFISPDELGPTEASEAPPNRGRLSQLHTNYAFVDTGGSRFFFHRGSWLGKLDFTALGAGAIVEFEIGRSEKGPCAINVRPIGEETPAQKNDFVLLGAIKSLTATYGFIKLDSGGDLFFHRDDCTLATRFNKLAPGDRVRCKLNVGIDGRKRGVNVELYSGL
- a CDS encoding recombinase family protein, with protein sequence MSKFIAYFRVSTERQGKSGLGLAAQRRKITDFVAGAGRLIAEFCDIQSGKDDSRTELQRAIQLAKRENAKIVIARLDRFSRRVSFIASILEQGIGLVCAEMPNATDFQLHIFAALAQEERRLISERTKAALAEAKRRGKILGSNGRNLAAKNRKAADDFASELREKLGANVLRRSYSEIARHLNDAGITTVTGRKFYPQTVKNYLARATSDFSS